From the genome of Puniceicoccus vermicola:
GGCCATCTACGACGCTTGAGGATTACCCGGCGAAGCCGGAAGGATGGGGAAGGAGCCATGCCCCGCGCTTCGCGCCTGGCACCCAATCTTGGGCCGCCTCCCCGGCCCGCTGGAAAGCGGCTAAAGAGAAAATCATCTTTCGGAACGGCTCCTGGCGGCCAAGTTGGCGCGGATGTTCCAAATGCGTTCGATCTCGTCAAATGCGTCGTCGAAAGCACGACGCAAAAGGCTTTGGTCGGGAAACCGTAGCAAGGAGTTTGCCGAAGCGATCTCCAGCGAGTCGTTGTAGAACCGTTTTGGGTAGCGGGCATAAGCCCAGTTGGAGCCCTTGCGTGCGGCTTCGTATAATGGAAAGTAGTGCTCGCGAACAACGGCATCGAGAATCGTGAGAAACTCGCCAATCGGAACGCTTTCGCCGAACGGTCCGATTTGCCGAACCCTTGCGGTTAGCCCGATTAGATCGTGTCCGATGTCCTTTAGTTTCTCTCGGTAGTCTTTCCGCTTCTCGGAAGTCATCCAATCGTGATCCCGGAGGTTCCGGCACTCTTCGAACTGGCAAAGCCACATGCCCTTGAGAAATATCTCCGCGCCCATCTGGAAAACCGGATAGGGAAGATAGGTGTTCAAGGGTGGTCTGGAAAGGCCGCTGGACAACTGAACCGAAATCGTGCCTTTGGCACTTTGGATCAGATCCCGGCCATCTTCGAGCCATCGAAGAGGCTGAAGATCGGTATCGACCTTGAAACCGGGTTGGAGGCTGGGGTTCCCATCACGACGTTCAAGCCATGCTTTGCGCATGGCTTGGTAAGCTTCTTCTTTTTTCCGGTCACCGTCCTCGCGCATGCATTCGGCGATGAGCCGAATCGTGTCATCGTCCGGCTCCATTGGTGCTCAGGAGGCCTTGTCGAGGTAGCTTTCGAGCATCTCGAGAACGACGCCCTGCTTAGCCTTCGGAAGTCCGACCAGCCGCTGTGTGAGTTTTTTCACTCTTGGCGGTGGGCCGCTTTTGATCTTCTCGGGTTTGAGATCGAAGAGTTCGTCGAGGGAAACATCGAGAACCTTTGAAACCTTGAGCACGAAATCACTGGTTGGGTTCGGGCAACTGCGTTCGTAGTGGTGCACGAGGCTCCTGGAAATCTCCAGCGCATCGGCGAGTTCCTGCTGGGTCATGCCGCGTTGCTTGCGAAAATGGGAGAGTCGTTGACCGAAGAAAGGGGCTTCCTTGGTGGTGGTTCGTCCGCTTGCCATGGGCCGATTATACGGACGATTCGTCAAAATGGTCTTTTTCACGGAAATCGCTTGCATGTCTATGCCAATGTGAACTATCAAAAAATTATGCAAGTTAAGAATGCTTAAATTTTTGATAGTTTTGCCTTGACTGCCAAATACGAAAAAAGGCCAGCAGCTGAGTCGGGAAAACATAAGCCGCTGACCTTCAATCAGTAAATGAATACAAAGACATGAAAGAAGAAAACGGCCCGGAAGGGCAAGCTGAAACGACCGGACGGAAGCCCTCTCCGGTGAAACTGGTGGTAGAAATCCACCCCCTGAATCTGGAGCCTGCCCGGGCGTTGGCGCGGGAGCGTTGCTTGCAAAAGCTCGAAGAGACGCTCGGAGAGTTGGCCCACGATCTGGCCGAGGCTTGGAATCGTCCGGGCAGTTGGGAGGCGAGTCGGGTGACGGACTGGCTGGAGAGCCATTATCCACCGGTGGAAACCTTGAAAGAGTGGAGGCGGGAAGATGGGTAGGATCCCCGAGACCGAACTGGACTCCCTGAAATCCTCCGTGGACCTCGCGGCCTTGGTCCGGTCCAAGGGAATCGAGCTGAAGAAGCATGGCTCGAAGGACCTTGCGGGCCTCTCGCCGTTCACGGAGGAGAAGACGCCGAGCTTCATCGTGACCCCGGGCAAGAACCTGTGGCACTGCATGAGCAGCGGGCAGGGCGGGAGCGTGATCGACTTCGTCATGAAATACGACGGGGTCTCCTTCCGGGAGGCGGTGGAGCTTTTGCGGACGAAGAACCCCTCGCTCTACCGGAGCGCGGGTCCGGTGAGGAAGTCCACCGTTCCGAAGCTTCCGCCTCCGATCGAGTTCGACGCGGACGACCAGACGCTCTTCGGGCAGGTGCTCGCTTACTACGCGGGGCGGCTAAAGGAGAATAAGGCTGCGGTGGACTACTTGAAGAAGCGCGGCCTCTGGGAGGAAGAAGCCCTGGCAACCTTCCGGATCGGCTACGCCGACCGGACGCTCGGGCTGACCTTGCCGCACAAGAACCGCAAGGACGGAGCGGAAATCCGCACCCGCTTGCAGCGGCTGGGGATTTACCGCGAGAGCGGTCACGAGCATTTTAACGGATCGCTGGTCTTCCCCGTGATCGACAAGGAGGGCAACGTAACGGAGATCTACGGGCGCAAAGTCGGCAGTCAAAAGAGTGGGATCTACCACCTTTACTTGCCCGGCCCGCACGCCGGAATCTGGAATCCGGATTGCCTGAAATCCCCCGAGATCATCTTGACCGAATCGGTGATCGACGCGCTGACCTTTTGGGTGAACGGCTTCCGCAACGCGACTTGCATCTGGGGAACCGAAGGCTTTACCGGGGAGCATTTGGAGGCCTTCAGAAGCCACAGAACACAGCGTATCTATCTGGCCTACGACTGGGACAAGGCCGGGGACCGTGCCGCCGAAAGGGACGCTTCCCGGCTCCAATCGATCGGGATCGAATGCTTCCGGGTGAAGTTCCCGGCCGGTCACGATGCCAACGAATATGCCTTGAAGATCACTCCTGCTGCCGTCTCGCTGAAGGCGGTTCTCTCCGGTGCCGAGTGGTTGGGATTGGGGAAAAAGCCTTCCCGTATCAAAGATCAAGATACGCGTGCGCCTTCTTCTTTAGTAGCTAATTTAGCTGCTAAAGGTGGATCTGTTGAGGAGCGGAGCGACGAAATCCCGACTCCTGTCGGGG
Proteins encoded in this window:
- a CDS encoding helix-turn-helix domain-containing protein; this encodes MKKTILTNRPYNRPMASGRTTTKEAPFFGQRLSHFRKQRGMTQQELADALEISRSLVHHYERSCPNPTSDFVLKVSKVLDVSLDELFDLKPEKIKSGPPPRVKKLTQRLVGLPKAKQGVVLEMLESYLDKAS